One region of Girardinichthys multiradiatus isolate DD_20200921_A chromosome 1, DD_fGirMul_XY1, whole genome shotgun sequence genomic DNA includes:
- the ccdc120a gene encoding FERM domain-containing protein 4B isoform X2: MEVKGQLIIAPEPFTCPNRKQKERMAELQERRRSLQALLTTRLAELRRICLQEAELTGAVPSDFPLEAGEKLPCIRRRGGTSRQGNRKCRVEDEDCQRSKPKKTLFSAALRKHTDSENGTHTQIHTHHGKRTVHRGCHTDDTVRSESSSASDSTGYDNDNSGSQCPPLLISAGSPVEVFNQSKTKKKSVLSRTEHRETNKPPAPPPSHPPPPPPRSQDSSSSSDAGREGGCKTSRQSNGSDSLLNHITPPEEEGGVQQGAVWVNGSTVSRGTNAAGLFWSSETLTDRRTRNNTGVSEGGGRGGGTGPGGGRGRGYSEVLLDYVWEKQRQLQRQPSQPSRQPDISQHQPLHKGCSTQQPPGAPPTYRSHHGDQRRVTVTRTKSCGPFLPVKQNQADVTHQAPPTIQPDPHPHLLPPRPPQLPLQQDSQLEEATRSLHKALALEGLRDWYLRNTLGSSHQNQAGGKVATGANTKLSAGVKGHAGSGDVLHRRRTAHGVLQQSAHQSHHYAVPHHKQSLPHSATFHGHPLNERSVDGSIYQDFFPSQKQEVPHRDLVLDQPSPGTLV, encoded by the exons ATGGAGGTCAAAGGTCAACTAATTATAGCACCTG AGCCCTTCACCTGTccaaacaggaaacaaaaagaGCGAATGGCTGAGCTGCAGGAAAGGAGGCGGAGCCTGCAGGCACTGCTGACCACACGATTGGCTGAGCTGAGGCGGATCTGTCTTCAGGAGGCG GAGCTGACAGGTGCAGTGCCCAGCGACTTCCCGCTGGAGGCAGGGGAGAAGCTGCCCTGCATTCGTAGACGAGGTGGGACATCCCgtcagggaaacaggaagtgtcGAGTGGAG GATGAAGACTGTCAGCGGTCCAAACCCAAAAAAACTTTATTCAGTGCAGCTCTGAGGAAACACACCGATTCTGAAAACGGCACACACACTCAGATACACACTCATCATGGCAAGAGGACTGTGCACAGAGGCTGCCACACAG ATGATACAGTGCGATCAGAAAGCAGCTCAGCGTCAGACTCAACAGGATACGACAACg ACAACAGTGGGTCTCAGTGTCCCCCTCTACTGATTTCTGCTGGATCTCCTGTGGAGGTTTTCAACCAGAGCAAAACCAAGAAGAAATCAGTGCTCAGCAG GACTGAACACCGTGAGACCAACAAGCCCCCCGCTCCCCCCCCCTCCCAtcctccccctcctccaccccgCTCTCAggactcctcctcctcttctgatgctgggagggagggaggatgCAAGACGTCTCGTCAAAGTAACGGTTCGGACAGCCTCTTAAACCACATCACTCCCCCAGAGGAAGAGGGCGGCGTCCAGCAGGGCGCAGTGTGGGTGAATGGTTCAACTGTGTCACGGGGAACGAATGCCGCCGGATTGTTCTGGAGCTCTGAAACGCTCACTGACAGACGAACCAGAAATAATACTGGAGTCTCTGAGGGGGGAGGTAGAGGAGGCGGGACGGGtccaggaggagggagaggacgAGGGTACAGTGAAGTTCTGTTGGACTATGTGTGGGAAAAACAGCGCCAGTTGCAGCGCCAGCCGTCTCAACCTAGCAGACAGCCAGACATTTCACAGCACCAGCCCCTCCATAAGGGATGCTCCACTCAGCAGCCCCCAGGAGCCCCACCCACCTACCGAAGTCACCATGGTGATCAGCGCAGAGTTACCGTCACTCGCACCAAGTCCTGCGGCCCGTTCCTGCCAGTGAAACAGAACCAGGCTGACGTCACCCATCAGGCTCCACCCACCATTCAGCCTGACCCCCACCCCCATCTCTTGCCCCCACGCCCTCCTCAGCTGCCCCTCCAACAGGACTCCCAGCTGGAGGAGGCCACCAGGAGCCTCCATAAGGCCCTCGCCCTAGAAG GTCTGAGGGACTGGTACCTGAGGAACACCTTAGGATCTTCCCACCAGAATCAGGCAGGTGGAAAGGTCGCAACAGGTGCCAACACTAAACTAAGTGCCGGGGTCAAAGGTCATGCAGGAAGTGGCGACGTCCTGCACCGAAGACGCACAGCTCACGGAGTCCTCCAGCAGTCAGCCCATCAGAGTCATCATTACGCCGTGCCGCATCACAAACAGTCACTGCCGCACTCTGCCACTTTCCATGGACACCCGCTGAACGAGAG GTCTGTGGATGGCTCGATCTACCAGGATTTCTTTCCCTCACAGAAACAGGAAGTCCCCCACAGAGACTTGGTGTTGGATCAGCCATCTCCTGGGACTCTGGTCTGA
- the ccdc120a gene encoding FERM domain-containing protein 4B isoform X1: MGSTCHGGQRSTNYSTCENISIHTSSFWSVCESSSRNNKPFTCPNRKQKERMAELQERRRSLQALLTTRLAELRRICLQEAELTGAVPSDFPLEAGEKLPCIRRRGGTSRQGNRKCRVEDEDCQRSKPKKTLFSAALRKHTDSENGTHTQIHTHHGKRTVHRGCHTDDTVRSESSSASDSTGYDNDNSGSQCPPLLISAGSPVEVFNQSKTKKKSVLSRTEHRETNKPPAPPPSHPPPPPPRSQDSSSSSDAGREGGCKTSRQSNGSDSLLNHITPPEEEGGVQQGAVWVNGSTVSRGTNAAGLFWSSETLTDRRTRNNTGVSEGGGRGGGTGPGGGRGRGYSEVLLDYVWEKQRQLQRQPSQPSRQPDISQHQPLHKGCSTQQPPGAPPTYRSHHGDQRRVTVTRTKSCGPFLPVKQNQADVTHQAPPTIQPDPHPHLLPPRPPQLPLQQDSQLEEATRSLHKALALEGLRDWYLRNTLGSSHQNQAGGKVATGANTKLSAGVKGHAGSGDVLHRRRTAHGVLQQSAHQSHHYAVPHHKQSLPHSATFHGHPLNERSVDGSIYQDFFPSQKQEVPHRDLVLDQPSPGTLV; encoded by the exons ATGGGAAGTACATGCCATGGAGGTCAAAGGTCAACTAATTATAGCACCTG tgaaaacattagcattCATACTTCATCATTCTGGTCTGTGTGTGAAAGTTCATCTAGAAATAATA AGCCCTTCACCTGTccaaacaggaaacaaaaagaGCGAATGGCTGAGCTGCAGGAAAGGAGGCGGAGCCTGCAGGCACTGCTGACCACACGATTGGCTGAGCTGAGGCGGATCTGTCTTCAGGAGGCG GAGCTGACAGGTGCAGTGCCCAGCGACTTCCCGCTGGAGGCAGGGGAGAAGCTGCCCTGCATTCGTAGACGAGGTGGGACATCCCgtcagggaaacaggaagtgtcGAGTGGAG GATGAAGACTGTCAGCGGTCCAAACCCAAAAAAACTTTATTCAGTGCAGCTCTGAGGAAACACACCGATTCTGAAAACGGCACACACACTCAGATACACACTCATCATGGCAAGAGGACTGTGCACAGAGGCTGCCACACAG ATGATACAGTGCGATCAGAAAGCAGCTCAGCGTCAGACTCAACAGGATACGACAACg ACAACAGTGGGTCTCAGTGTCCCCCTCTACTGATTTCTGCTGGATCTCCTGTGGAGGTTTTCAACCAGAGCAAAACCAAGAAGAAATCAGTGCTCAGCAG GACTGAACACCGTGAGACCAACAAGCCCCCCGCTCCCCCCCCCTCCCAtcctccccctcctccaccccgCTCTCAggactcctcctcctcttctgatgctgggagggagggaggatgCAAGACGTCTCGTCAAAGTAACGGTTCGGACAGCCTCTTAAACCACATCACTCCCCCAGAGGAAGAGGGCGGCGTCCAGCAGGGCGCAGTGTGGGTGAATGGTTCAACTGTGTCACGGGGAACGAATGCCGCCGGATTGTTCTGGAGCTCTGAAACGCTCACTGACAGACGAACCAGAAATAATACTGGAGTCTCTGAGGGGGGAGGTAGAGGAGGCGGGACGGGtccaggaggagggagaggacgAGGGTACAGTGAAGTTCTGTTGGACTATGTGTGGGAAAAACAGCGCCAGTTGCAGCGCCAGCCGTCTCAACCTAGCAGACAGCCAGACATTTCACAGCACCAGCCCCTCCATAAGGGATGCTCCACTCAGCAGCCCCCAGGAGCCCCACCCACCTACCGAAGTCACCATGGTGATCAGCGCAGAGTTACCGTCACTCGCACCAAGTCCTGCGGCCCGTTCCTGCCAGTGAAACAGAACCAGGCTGACGTCACCCATCAGGCTCCACCCACCATTCAGCCTGACCCCCACCCCCATCTCTTGCCCCCACGCCCTCCTCAGCTGCCCCTCCAACAGGACTCCCAGCTGGAGGAGGCCACCAGGAGCCTCCATAAGGCCCTCGCCCTAGAAG GTCTGAGGGACTGGTACCTGAGGAACACCTTAGGATCTTCCCACCAGAATCAGGCAGGTGGAAAGGTCGCAACAGGTGCCAACACTAAACTAAGTGCCGGGGTCAAAGGTCATGCAGGAAGTGGCGACGTCCTGCACCGAAGACGCACAGCTCACGGAGTCCTCCAGCAGTCAGCCCATCAGAGTCATCATTACGCCGTGCCGCATCACAAACAGTCACTGCCGCACTCTGCCACTTTCCATGGACACCCGCTGAACGAGAG GTCTGTGGATGGCTCGATCTACCAGGATTTCTTTCCCTCACAGAAACAGGAAGTCCCCCACAGAGACTTGGTGTTGGATCAGCCATCTCCTGGGACTCTGGTCTGA